From Camelina sativa cultivar DH55 chromosome 7, Cs, whole genome shotgun sequence, one genomic window encodes:
- the LOC104704347 gene encoding putative cysteine-rich receptor-like protein kinase 9, with protein sequence MSSCATFIFLVLLSILTCFRASAQNLSLLYYFCPNTTTYSRNSTYDTNLKTVLSSFSSSSALYSIGFQNATAGQAPDRVTGLFLCRGDVSSEVCRNCVAFAVNESLTRCPNQREAVLYYDECMLRYSHRNILSTLRTDGGYTLPNLNNMPLDQQDRFRELVLSTLNQAANKAVDSSRKFEARKTNFTALQTLYGLLQCTPDLTRQDCLRCLQTSINQLPTERIGARLLLPSCGSRYELYPFYDESAVN encoded by the coding sequence ATGTCTTCGTGCGCCACTTTCATCTTCCTTGTCCTTTTATCCATTCTCACTTGCTTCAGAGCTTCAGCGCAAAACCTTTCTCTGTTATACTATTTTTGTCCAAACACGACAACGTATTCAAGGAACAGCACTTACGACACCAACCTCAAAACAGTTTTGTCTTCCTTCTCTTCCAGCAGCGCTTTATACTCCATCGGGTTTCAAAACGCCACAGCGGGTCAAGCTCCCGACAGGGTCACAGGACTTTTCCTATGCCGCGGAGATGTCTCGTCAGAAGTTTGCCGTAACTGCGTCGCCTTTGCAGTCAACGAATCCTTAACTCGGTGTCCGAATCAGAGAGAGGCCGTGCTCTACTACGATGAGTGTATGCTCAGATACTCTCACCGGAATATTCTTTCGACCCTTAGAACCGATGGTGGATATACGTTGCCTAACCTCAATAATATGCCACTTGACCAACAAGACAGGTTCAGAGAGTTGGTTTTGTCCACCCTGAACCAAGCAGCAAACAAAGCCGTGGATAGTTCCCGAAAATTCGAAGCGAGAAAAACCAATTTTACTGCATTGCAGACTTTGTACGGACTTCTTCAGTGCACTCCTGATTTGACGAGACAAGACTGTTTGCGCTGTCTGCAAACGTCCATCAATCAGTTACCAACGGAAAGAATTGGGGCAAGACTTCTTTTGCCAAGCTGTGGTTCAAGATACGAGCTTTACCCGTTTTACGACGAATCCGCCGTTAATTAG